In Pirellulales bacterium, the genomic window TTGCCGCCCGATTCTTGCTCGACGCGCGCGACAAAGTCGCTGCGGTCCAGGGGCACACTGATCGCGCCGGGAATGCGCGTGGCTTCGAACGACTCCGCTGGCAGCGTGTCGACCAAGGTGAGACCCGCATTCTTGTCGCGCATGATCTTTAGTTCGTCGGTCGAGA contains:
- a CDS encoding rhodanese-like domain-containing protein, which gives rise to MKTISTDELKIMRDKNAGLTLVDTLPAESFEATRIPGAISVPLDRSDFVARVEQESGGKDQPVVVYCASQECDASEKAARRLEIAGFTAVSRYTGGFDAWQHEAG